GTTAGAGCCAAGTTCAGATCCAATTTGCCAGCCAAGACCTTCGGTGCTTCCGTCAGAATCTTCTTGTACCCATCTAACATCTAAACATGTTAAGGAAACTGTATAAGTACATTTCAACCATTTTAAATATAGTTTAAATTTTACTTTTAGTGCGATTGTAATGGCTGTTTCTATGAATTTACATGTGAACGAGATTATTGTCGCCCCCTAGATGTTGTCAGAACGAATGTCATAGGTGTGCTTCCTGTTCAGTCTTTAGTGTGATTATAATTACTACACAATAGAGTTAAAAATCAGTTCCTATTCATAATCTAAGACTCCTTCTCttaaaaaaatcaaaaacTCTCTTCGCCGTGCTCTGTTCTCGTTGACGATTACTGTCTGCATGTTGGTTGCTTGATATCATAGTAAGTGAGTTCCTGTTGGCCTTACGTTTACTTTTAGAGTCATCAGTGATTATCGGCTTACTCTTCGGAGCAAACATCGAAAAGCGCTGTGTTCTTGCCTGGATGACAGTGTCTTTGAGCCGGCCAGAATTAGGCTTTTGGATATTGCTGGGTTGATTTTCCGCGATATAGCCCCAGGAATCTTCGTTTTCTTTAGCAGCCAAAGGTAAAGGCATTTTCTGAGCATCTGGAGCCTGTCCGGTATATCCCTGTCCTTTAATAGAGGCCTGCATGCTAGTTTTAGAGTTGCTGTAATACGAGTATCCTGTTGATAAGGTTGTTCCCTTCTCTTCTGCATTCGTTTTCAACGGGTTGGGATTTAATGATGATTCTGATTCAGCTGAAATTGGTGTGGAATCTATATGATTCTGATTAACTGTTTCGGGTATGTCTAACTTAGTATCAATAGGGACAGATGATGTCCGTTTAAAGTATTTTGTATCAACGTTCCTGAACATACCGATATTTTCCCCTGGAGTAACTTCAGCTGAAAGATCTTGTTTAACTGGGATGTCATATATATCAACTTCTGGAATGCAATTCTCATCCGGTATCCTCAATTTTTTGCTACCATTATCTGAAGCAGTTCTATCTGAAGTAACTGCAGAGGTTAACTTCTGTATAGGATCAGCCATTATCTGATCTACCTGGTTATGTTCGGTACGCTTACGAGCAAAGGGTGACCTCATAGGCTTACCGAATGTGTAATCGGAAGTTACTAAGTAGCTTGAACCAACTGGTTGGTATGATGTTGGTCGTGGCTTCCTATTTGACTGAGGCAAGGAATTGCTATGCTGTGATGTTTTATCTTTTTTGATAATCAGAGTGGATTGTTCACTAGGGTGAAGAGGGCCCGCTTTGTTACTAGACGGTTGTTTTGCAACCTCCTTATTGTTAGCTATCACAATAGTGTGGATGCAACTCTTTTGTGGGCTTACTTCGATAATGATGCTATCCTCATTCATTAGCGAAGTAGAAATAGCATTGCTATGAGTAACAGATTTGGGAATTCCGTAAGGCGGGTTCCGGCCAGCCGAAATTGGGGGCGTTTGTTGTGCAGATGAATCGCTGTGTAACGAATGAGTAGATTGAGAATGGCGGAAGAAGTCTTTCTCTGCGTCAACAACGGCCTGTAAAGCTATTGATGCGGCAGAGTTACATCTTGCATGTATACGGACCGGAGAGACTTTTCCAAGTTCACCTGTTGGTGATGTAGGCTTAGTAAATGCGTGTGATGGGCATTCCTGTGGAGGCGCCGGTTGTGGATACAACGTTGAGTCTATTACTAAAGAATTGCGCTTATCTCCCTTGGAGTTCGTTGATGACGCAGAGCAAGATGACTTGGGTGTAAGATTTTTTGATGGTGGAACTCTGTAGCTGTTTTCGGACTCAGTTTTTGTCTTCGCTACCCACCCTTCTGGTGACCATGAGAAAAAGTGTGCGTGCGGTTGCAACCATAAGTGTTTCTCTATTTGTTCTATAGTTAATCGCAATTCAGGATTTGGCACAAGGATTCTCCGAAGCAAATCTCGTGGAAGTGGAGTAATGTACTCGGGGAACTTTAAATTTGTCTTTGTGATATAATGATATAACCTTGCGATATCATCACCTTCTGGGTTTTCTGGATCATCATCCCATGGCAAGTATCCCGCTAGCATTGCGTACAATATAACACCACATGACCATACATCTGCTTTACGAGCCTCATATGGTTTTGTAGTAACAACTAACTCTGGTGCAGCATAACACGGTGACCCGCAAGAAGTTTTCATCATATCATTCCTGCGAAATTGGTTGACAAATCCAAAATCGGTAATCAGTAAATTTTCGTGTTCATCCAATAGCAAGTTCTCCAACTTTAAGTCCCTATGAGCAAGGCCCCGATGATGTAAGTAATGGACGCCGCTAATCAACTGGGCAAATAATCTACAAGCCTGTGCGTCCTTCAATCGtctttttttttgaatGTATTTGTAAAACTCACCTCCAGAAGCATACTGTAGCACAATACCTATGTACTTTGAATTCTGAAGCACCTCTTCTAGCCTAACAATACTAGGGTGTCGTAAGGACTTTAGTGCATTAATTTCACGGAAGATCTTGACCTCTTTCTCAGAGTTCTTTGGAATAGAATCCCGTCTCACAAGTTTAATGGCAACATTACGAGACCCTTTCTTGGACTTGGCCTTTGACCAACCTAGCTTAACCTTCCCAAACTCACCCTCTCCCAACGTTGGACCAATAATATACGACCCAAACGTAATATGCTTCATCTTCCCACCGTTATCACGTGACTGAGATTGCAGTGAGGCTCTTGAACTCGCTCCCACTATCCCATTACCAGATCCAGGCATCGGTGGACTACCTACATAGCCTTGCCAAGGTGAACTCGAATTCATCCTGCCTTATATCTAGTTACCTTGTCGTCTAATGAGTGGGATTCTCGAAATCAAACGGACAATATTATACAGACGCCCTGAGATCTCCAATCGCGCATAAAAAAACTCTTAAGTCTTGTAGTTTGTTTTACAAATCGTATTTCAAATATTAACCTTCAGCAAACTTGCAGAACCTCAATGAAGCAACTATACCTTGAACCAAGACTAAGCAATAATAGAATTTTTATGATATTGTTTTGTTTTGTTTTGTTTTGGTTTTGCTTGTTTTGCTGTTACAGATTACGTTTTTTTTCTCCTGGGAGAATACTTCATGGAATGAATCCTAAAGCAGATTAGTACAGCCCTGGTTTCTATAATTGGGTATTTAGTATATAATTAAGGGCTTTTAGAGTTAACAGGTGCGAATTAGCTTTGGTTCACGTAGTTGATGTTACGATTGTAATCGTAAACTCTATATATGTGACGTATTGGACAATCATTAGGctatttattatatataataaCCTTGTTGATTTCTATTTAGATGGAGTTAGTATGCTGGTCAGTCCAAGTGCTACTATATGGAGTACCTATAAAGATGGGGCTTGTATTTCGGATTTAGCATAAGGGTAATTTGTCCCTGAATAAAGAACCTATTGAGATTAAGAGAACGTAGAAGTATTGAGAATGTATTTGTACGTGTTGCTATATACATGGGGTGCATTTGTACCTGAGCTAAAAGCGTTGTAGACAGGTCTATGAGGGGCTAGAGTGGTCAGAAAAGGCTGGATACATTAGCACTTATTTTTCGACGTCCTTAACGACACCGACCTTGGCTGGTCTGATGACCCTGTTGTTTAAGGAGAAGCCTGCCTGTTGAACGTGGAAGATTGTCCCTGGCTCCTTATCCAGCTGTGGAAGCTCAAAAGTGGCCTCGTGCTTGTTAGGGTCAAACTGTTCCCCCAAAGGCTCAATCTTTTCAATGCCATGCTTTTTCAACGTCTTTTCAAAAACGTCCTTAGTCATTTTAACACCCGTGTACAAGTCCTTGATTTCCTGTGATTTCTCTAGAGATTCTGGCTTGAAAGCTTGTAATGCGTGTCCGAAGTTGTCCACAGATTCTAATAAGTCCCTGGCAAACTTTTGCAATGCAAAATCCTTGGCCTTTTGAATGTCCTTTTTCGTGACCTCCTGCAAGTTACGGAAGTCAGCTACTGACCTCAGTAAACGGTCTTTCAATTCTGCGGCGTCCTTACTTTTTGCCTCCAATTGTTCTTCTAAAGTCTTCAGTTTT
The Eremothecium sinecaudum strain ATCC 58844 chromosome II, complete sequence DNA segment above includes these coding regions:
- a CDS encoding HBR150Cp (Syntenic homolog of Ashbya gossypii ACR119W; Syntenic homolog of Saccharomyces cerevisiae YPL141C (FRK1) and YOR233W (KIN4)) — encoded protein: MNSSSPWQGYVGSPPMPGSGNGIVGASSRASLQSQSRDNGGKMKHITFGSYIIGPTLGEGEFGKVKLGWSKAKSKKGSRNVAIKLVRRDSIPKNSEKEVKIFREINALKSLRHPSIVRLEEVLQNSKYIGIVLQYASGGEFYKYIQKKRRLKDAQACRLFAQLISGVHYLHHRGLAHRDLKLENLLLDEHENLLITDFGFVNQFRRNDMMKTSCGSPCYAAPELVVTTKPYEARKADVWSCGVILYAMLAGYLPWDDDPENPEGDDIARLYHYITKTNLKFPEYITPLPRDLLRRILVPNPELRLTIEQIEKHLWLQPHAHFFSWSPEGWVAKTKTESENSYRVPPSKNLTPKSSCSASSTNSKGDKRNSLVIDSTLYPQPAPPQECPSHAFTKPTSPTGELGKVSPVRIHARCNSAASIALQAVVDAEKDFFRHSQSTHSLHSDSSAQQTPPISAGRNPPYGIPKSVTHSNAISTSLMNEDSIIIEVSPQKSCIHTIVIANNKEVAKQPSSNKAGPLHPSEQSTLIIKKDKTSQHSNSLPQSNRKPRPTSYQPVGSSYLVTSDYTFGKPMRSPFARKRTEHNQVDQIMADPIQKLTSAVTSDRTASDNGSKKLRIPDENCIPEVDIYDIPVKQDLSAEVTPGENIGMFRNVDTKYFKRTSSVPIDTKLDIPETVNQNHIDSTPISAESESSLNPNPLKTNAEEKGTTLSTGYSYYSNSKTSMQASIKGQGYTGQAPDAQKMPLPLAAKENEDSWGYIAENQPSNIQKPNSGRLKDTVIQARTQRFSMFAPKSKPIITDDSKSKRKANRNSLTMISSNQHADSNRQREQSTAKRVFDFFKRRSLRL
- the MGE1 gene encoding mitochondrial nucleotide exchange factor MGE1 (Syntenic homolog of Ashbya gossypii ACR118W; Syntenic homolog of Saccharomyces cerevisiae YOR232W (MGE1)), coding for MRLALSPAMKSIIRQPILKPNMFATAGPVTSGRLLHNLQGKSSGTFQSRFYSQESEKEQPKEESSKTEDLTEEQQKLKTLEEQLEAKSKDAAELKDRLLRSVADFRNLQEVTKKDIQKAKDFALQKFARDLLESVDNFGHALQAFKPESLEKSQEIKDLYTGVKMTKDVFEKTLKKHGIEKIEPLGEQFDPNKHEATFELPQLDKEPGTIFHVQQAGFSLNNRVIRPAKVGVVKDVEK